A single Patescibacteria group bacterium DNA region contains:
- a CDS encoding CAP domain-containing protein, which translates to MSKNKINPEEEYMDSDADGLTDAQEKRMGTNPQNPDTDGDGVGDYVEAVVYGSNPLDPDTDKDGMSDGDEIKHGRNPLGPGNLKDLFIPHAGNNYQPQFLHPKRLAFYGLSAVVVKVVVVLLVLLFPITAWLSPDILQEQSQKIIELTNVIRQNVGVTPLTMSEILNNAAWQKAQDMLVKQYFSHTGPDDLTLIDWLNKVNYSYKVAGENLAIGFASAEEVVNAWTKSQTHYANMIDPEFTQIGVGMFSGQFDQQETTLVAQYFAQPQKEVKNALVQTNQVLADLDLNLENQSSSGQVLAEKVYIKDSVLEPSLISPENNFSTATAQVNLKILAPQASSIIIYLDGKEEISQIKDINQDQVELSINLTPGQHELQIESQRGDQNLISQKYNLTLDQIGPEIDHQQSQLFIDQAQGQDHKIVQAIVYLSSDAQSAEVNFSNYKIDLQQDETDKTKWTGSLIIFDEEDEKLETMTLANVKAIDQVGNQTLEDLNWGQIIPTETSKIKQYLFIRDNPSSKVAAIFNISDWYFKIILILFSLVLILAIVIKIKKQSPKLIISSLILIALLLALFFF; encoded by the coding sequence ATGTCTAAAAATAAAATAAACCCCGAAGAAGAATACATGGACTCAGATGCAGATGGCTTAACTGATGCGCAGGAAAAAAGAATGGGTACCAATCCACAGAATCCAGATACGGACGGTGATGGCGTTGGTGATTACGTAGAGGCCGTGGTGTATGGCAGTAATCCATTAGATCCAGACACTGACAAAGATGGTATGTCTGATGGCGATGAAATTAAACATGGTCGTAATCCTTTGGGCCCGGGGAACTTGAAAGATTTATTTATTCCTCATGCCGGCAATAATTATCAACCGCAATTTTTACACCCAAAAAGGTTAGCTTTTTATGGCTTATCGGCTGTAGTGGTTAAAGTCGTGGTTGTTTTGTTGGTTTTGTTATTCCCAATTACAGCTTGGTTATCGCCAGATATTTTACAAGAACAAAGTCAAAAAATTATTGAATTAACCAATGTAATTCGCCAAAATGTCGGTGTCACACCTTTGACGATGAGTGAGATTTTAAATAACGCTGCCTGGCAAAAAGCACAAGACATGTTAGTTAAACAATATTTTAGTCATACAGGACCGGATGATTTAACTTTAATAGATTGGTTAAATAAAGTTAATTATTCCTACAAAGTAGCTGGCGAAAATTTAGCCATTGGTTTTGCCAGTGCTGAAGAAGTAGTCAATGCTTGGACTAAAAGTCAAACCCATTATGCTAATATGATCGATCCTGAATTTACTCAGATTGGTGTGGGTATGTTCAGTGGTCAATTTGATCAGCAAGAAACCACCTTAGTGGCACAATATTTTGCTCAGCCCCAAAAAGAAGTTAAAAATGCATTAGTTCAAACCAATCAAGTTTTAGCTGATTTAGATTTAAATTTAGAAAATCAATCTTCATCGGGTCAGGTTTTAGCTGAAAAGGTGTATATCAAAGATTCGGTTTTGGAACCAAGTTTAATTAGTCCCGAAAATAATTTTTCAACAGCCACAGCACAAGTTAATTTAAAAATTCTAGCGCCACAGGCTAGTTCAATTATAATTTACCTTGATGGTAAAGAAGAAATTTCTCAAATCAAAGACATTAATCAAGATCAGGTTGAATTAAGTATTAACTTAACTCCAGGGCAACATGAATTACAAATAGAATCACAACGTGGCGATCAAAATTTGATTTCTCAAAAATATAACTTAACGCTTGACCAGATTGGTCCCGAAATTGATCATCAGCAAAGTCAACTTTTTATCGATCAGGCTCAAGGGCAAGACCATAAAATAGTTCAGGCAATTGTTTATTTAAGTTCAGATGCACAATCAGCTGAAGTGAATTTCAGTAATTATAAAATAGATTTGCAACAAGACGAAACTGATAAAACCAAATGGACGGGTAGTTTAATTATTTTTGATGAAGAAGATGAAAAATTAGAGACTATGACTTTAGCCAATGTTAAGGCGATTGATCAAGTTGGTAATCAAACACTGGAAGATTTAAATTGGGGTCAAATTATTCCAACGGAAACTTCAAAAATAAAACAGTATTTATTTATTAGAGATAATCCATCGTCTAAGGTGGCAGCAATATTTAATATTAGCGACTGGTATTTTAAAATTATTTTAATTTTATTTAGCTTGGTTTTAATTTTAGCTATTGTAATTAAAATAAAAAAACAATCACCCAAATTAATTATTTCGAGTTTAATTTTAATTGCTTTATTGTTAGCCCTGTTTTTTTTCTAA